The DNA window ATAGAGCCTCATCCTCCAGATGTTTTCATATATGCATGATTCCACTAAATGCAGCTCtgttcaagaagaaaaaattactgaCTGTAGCAAAACTGAAGAGAACTGCAATAGAATGTGGGACTAATTTCTGGACAGGtgaacaggaaataaaagaggATATCTCTGTATCCTGAAAAGTAGCACAGAATAGCAGCGTATGGGCATTGCACATGAATTTAATTCTGAGATTACTGCACTTTCAATTATTATCAGATACAATGAAAATTAGTGTATTAACAAAAAAGGCATGTTCTTATAATGCATCTACATACTTCTATGACATTAACAGTGGTCTACAGAGCTTCTGCATTAagtcaaagaaggaaaaacaaacaggatTTATAAGAATAATGAGGTACCCATGAACACTTTTGTAGGGTTAAACTAGTATGTCCTAAAAAGGTACTTCAAagatatttcctttattttactAAAACTATTATATCAAGTAAAACTAGTGCAGCAATAAATGTGTATGTACATCAGAATTTGCTAGCTTTATACAGAACAAAGAAGCACTGATTTAAAGCTCCAAATTCTTTACTTGAATACTTCACCTTGTACCTTGACACAAAGACCaatcaacaaaacaaaagaacttTTCCATATTCAGACAGCAACTGCAATTTCCTAAACTCTGGCTGTTTGTTACCTAACATTGTTTATTACCTGCAAAATCCCACTCTTTTCCTAGGAAGCAGGGACACAAAAATAAGATCAGTTAAAAAATACTGGGGATATTACTACTGTTTATAAACCTATAGAAACTTGACTGTGAACACACTTCTTCAAGCTCCTGTCAAGAAGGTTCTAGTATGTGCTACCTTTGATCATCTATTAAGAGTTCTACGTAGCAGCTAAATACAAAGAAGCTTTTTTCATTTAGTCTATGAAGCATGTACCTACACAGTACTGCACCACAATACACAAAGTTATTAAAAAGGATGCAAAACAGCCAATATTTATTACTAATGAAAAATCCAGAAAACTATTTCATGTTATCAAATGTTGCTGTATGCCTAAATAAATGAGACATACtagttaaaataataataaaaaagggtTTATTTAATCTTTGGGGCTGTAAGGAAAACTACCATACCtgtaaaaaacagaaaattaataggTGTTACAATGCCTCAATGATTGTTTCCAATTAAATTCCCACTTTGGGTACACTGCAGTCACCCTAGCTGAGTACAAGGCATGTTTAGTGTAAGACATCACTTGAGTGATACTGGCtaattttaatgagaaattagTGATTGCTTAAGGAAAAGTTTGTTAAAGGTAACTTACCACCATCCCTCTCTCTAACTCTGTGAGTATGCACACTTTTTGCTTTACTGTGCCCTGTGTTGTCACCGTATTTGTTTTCAGGACTGTCAGAGCGCCGCAGCATTTTATTTGGTGGTGAAGGATCTGTGGTGTCTCGCATCTTGTCATGACGATGATCACCACCACTGGGGTGACTCTTGGATGAGTACTTAAGAGCCTGCAACAGATAACAAGAAAATAGCCATAGACATTAGAGACAAAATTTAgagactttttcttctttttcaaaagtacttttaaaagttaattaattttcatttcctatttaaaaaatcagcattaGTCTTCCTGGTTTTAATTACCTACGTTAAAGCAACAAGTTCTGTAATTAGAACTAAAACCAATTTCTCCCACTATTACATCCAGTGCAACACTTGCTGTTAAGAAGAATCTAGTTTCTCTATCTTCTCACTGATGTATCTGATACACACTTTCAGCCATAAATGGGCCACCGTTCTTCAACACTTTTGGGAGAAGAAATAGTCTCCACTTGCTATTAGGAAAACAAACTTGAAGTCACACTGAATCAATGTAAACTTTGAATATGTCCTCCATACTCTAATCAAGACCACTTGGTTGTGTCATTACCTTGAATTTCTGTgatgtttttttcagtactaACATCCctgcaattaaaacaaaaataattctacGGGGCCAAAACATGTCATGTAATAACTCATTCTAAAGTCTTTACCAAAAATTACATGTTCTGCCTCACTCTGACCTGCTCGGTTTTGTGAACTCCTGAGAGGCAAGTGTTTATATTTACGTGAACTGTCACTGACAGCTGCCTTggactgctgtgctgcacttcAGCGAttcaaacacacagaaatgcagtAAAACAGTCTAATTCAGGGCCTACAGAGAACAGTATCACAACATACAGCTTTCTACAGACTCAAACCTGCACAATTGGGTTTCTTCAGTATACACAGCAAAGAAGTGCAGTATCCACCTTACAGAAACTGAGGCCATTGTCGGTAACTCAAGGATTTGATGGTTTCTGAACATGCCTAGCAGATGGCAACTGCAGAAATTAAGCCTCAGTTGCAGCCCCAAGTTGGTGAGGGTCTAAACCCGTGCCCTGCTCAGGTTacagcccacagcagcagttttggggaGAAGAAAGGGCTTTGGGGAGGGGTTGGGGGAGTGGGGGTGGAAGAGTAAGActccttttgtttttagaagaaaaacattcacCTCTCCTGGATCTCCACTCCACCGTAGGTGACCCTGGctctctctcctgcctctcGCACCCTCCCCGACTCCCAGGCCCGAACCCCGCACGGGTCGCACTAGGCCGCTCCTGCTCGCCCCGGCTCCGTAGGCCTCGGCCGAGCACCGGGGCCCCGTTCCCTGCGCCagggccgccgccgcctctcCGCCCCGCGGCGCCGGGCCCAGAGCTCCGCCAGGGGCCTGAccggggcggccgcggcgccgcGGCCTGCGGCGGCCGCCGGAGCCTCTGCTGGAGTAGCACCCCCCCgcctcccctgctcctcctcccgGCCCGGCGGTACCTGGTAGGGCTGCGAGTCCCCCCTGCGGTCGTGACAGCTGAGGAGAGAACGAGAAAAAGACAGAGAGGCGTTAGCGAGCGCCCGTTAccggccccgcggccgggcCGAACATGGcggagggggtggggggggggcggccccgcggggccgaGGGGGTGAATTTACCCATCACTGAGTCTCTGCTGTTTCCTCGCATACATTACCATCAATGCCCGGCCTGTGTATGTGAGGGTGAGGGGACCAGGAGGGCACGGCCGCGGCCGGGCCACAGGCGCCGAGGGGGGAGGCGGGGGCGGCAGCGCTCCGGGGGCAGGGGCGGGGGAAGGGGGCGGCTCGGGCAGCTCGGCTGGAGCGGCGCTCACGGGCCCATCGCCTCGAGAGGGGAGACGCTGGCAGCTCGGCCCCGCGCGCGCTGAGACACACCGGGAGCACCGACTCGGCCACCGCCTccccccgccgcgcccgccgccgccgctccaaCTACATCCGGGGAACTCGGGCGACGCCGCGCTCGGTCAACGTCGGCTCTTTCCGGCTCTTTCCGACGCGCTCcgtcccctctgtcccctttGCTCTCGGGCGACTCTGCCTTCGGTAAACATCGGCTGCGTCCGCCGAGCCCGACGCCCCTCAGTCCCTCCCTTCGTCAAACATCGGCTGCCTCCGCCGAGCACGACGCCCTTCAGTCCCTCCCTTCGGCAAACATCGGCTCCTTCCGTAACGCTcggccctccctgcccctcccgCCTCGGCCCACTCTGGCGAGCGCTACCTGTCTTCGGAAAACATCGCGTTTTTCCGGAGAGACGTTTCCGCGCGGCCGTCAGGGCGGCGCCGCGTTCGGAAGCGCTCGGGTGTTTCCGTGACCCCCTCACGGGCCGGCGCGGTCGTTGGCGGGCGCACGGGGCCGGCCGCTTAGCCGAGGGCAGCGCGGCCTCGGTGGCAGAGCCGCTCCCTCGGTGGGGAGGAATCGCGATCCTGCCAGGCAGGTGGGGGCAACAGGGGGAATTATGGGGGGGGACATAGGAATGGGAAGGTCTCCTCTTACCTaccccctcctccccttccgCCCGGGCACTCGATGTGCAGATGGGAGCCATTTTGTGCGCGGCGCGTGTTCCGCGGGGCCGCGCTCTGCGGCGAGGAGGGTGTTAAAATGTCCCTGGGACGGCGGCCGCGCGGGTCGGGCCTGGCCTAGGCCCCGGTGTGTCCTCGGGGGGTGTGAGTGGCGGCACACGTCGTGTCTCCGGCACACGAGATCCGCGTCACCCCAGTGTTCGGGAAGCTCCGGGCGCTCGCTGTGTCGGGAAGATTCCCTGATGTTGTCAGTGCCTGCTGAGCCACTCAGGGttgtgcccagtgacaggacgaGGAGTgatggccataaactaaaacacgAGAAGTTTCACCTCAGGatgaggaagaacttccttGTGTTGAGGGTGGAAGATTACTGGATTAGGCTCCCCGGGAAGGGCGTGGAGCCTCCCTCTGcggagacattcaaaacccactTGGATGCTCCTGGTGACCTGTCTTGccagggggttggactggatgatctccagaagtcccttccaaccctaaccattctgtgattctgtagtTTTTGCTTATTTCTGACCAGGCCCTCGAAGTTTGAGGTACAAAGCATCCTATATTCAGGGTTGTAGAAAGGTATGATAAAATGTATCATATCATAAATACTTTGATGCCATTGCCATGATGGTGTCATAGGGGACAGCAGTTTTTAGTAAAGGTTTAAGAGCATTTGCCATATTTTGTCCTGTCCAccttctgaaaaggaaagagatgtGGCACATCTGAGAATGGGCGTGTTAACCTTAGACAGAGAACCTTGCCCAGTGGCTCTGTCTATGCTAGTGAAGCATTATTCGCGGCAACACGCTTAcagattgtttttttctgtttctttgtttgtttgttttcctttcatttgagTGCAGAAGGCCATTGCTGAAAGGGGACTTCAGGGAGTGAGTGCAggatgactcagcagggagcTGTTCTTCAGGGTTACAATAATGAACTAGTGAAATGTATTGAAGATTTATGTATGCAAAAAGAAGAATTGAACAAGCAAATCCAgcaagcagaagaggaaaagaataaaCTCCAGCATGAAATCCAAGTCCTCAGTGAACAGCTGGAGTGTGTATGTGAAAACCTGGCCCAAAAAGTGGCTTCACGGAATGAGCTTGATAAAATACTTGCTGAAACTGAAGCTGCTTACATGAAGATTTTGGATAGCTCTAGAACTTTACTTAATGTCCTGAAGAAGGAAGTGGGAAGCTTAAAGCATTCACCTGATCTGAAAACCAATGTAACGTGAAACAGTCAAATGTTTGGACTCTGCCGTGCTAAAATTCCACTAGGTGAGAAACGTGGTCAGCCACGGAACCTTACAGCCACAGTATAAGTAGAGAGAGGTTTTCTTCCAGTCTTTCTGtatgttttattgttttcaaatgcactagaaaatagattaaataaAGTTGCCGTTTTGCTTTAAGAAATCTACTTAATTGAAC is part of the Vidua chalybeata isolate OUT-0048 chromosome 1, bVidCha1 merged haplotype, whole genome shotgun sequence genome and encodes:
- the LOC128801313 gene encoding microtubule nucleation factor SSNA1-like, whose product is MTQQGAVLQGYNNELVKCIEDLCMQKEELNKQIQQAEEEKNKLQHEIQVLSEQLECVCENLAQKVASRNELDKILAETEAAYMKILDSSRTLLNVLKKEVGSLKHSPDLKTNVT